One segment of Marvinbryantia formatexigens DSM 14469 DNA contains the following:
- a CDS encoding sensor histidine kinase has translation MIPTLNDYLSKLFQFIALVPASILFFLPVRKQLRYNPIHVCALTVSMFAVASFICAWAAALLNLTLSTFLLPLLPVFFLFYQKTVKTDPARNLCVFFSVCALLSFCSNFSYAFDAWLHPLGKSAGFSYHASLFYCGLSILAVFIAAYPYAHYGSYLIENVELPQIWFTFLPVPIAFLIFNVIAIPHKYSTLHTNNVFHMYIALLIFMMLLMFFIYILFYRISIAFLENANNRERIRFFEMQQSQYLSQKYYMEQTEKLRHDFRQSMRTMEGLASSENWSALKKYLSDYVQTEPSNEVTVWCRNLAVNALLNYYAQYAHQNQIKLNWKISLPETLSVSEPDFCSLLGNLLENAIAGCMTVNPENRLHNLNITVRNQVNLYIVSVNNFDGNVKQKGDRYLSTKKRHLGTGLSSITMTAEQYGGIARFSHTESEFFAEVMMHMPCPSQTFWNNPGNEHGGKFL, from the coding sequence ATGATACCGACGCTAAATGATTACCTCTCAAAGCTTTTTCAATTTATAGCGCTTGTTCCGGCATCCATCCTGTTTTTTCTCCCGGTAAGAAAACAGCTCCGGTATAATCCCATCCATGTCTGCGCTCTGACAGTCTCCATGTTTGCCGTTGCATCCTTCATCTGCGCCTGGGCTGCAGCGCTTCTCAATCTGACATTAAGCACCTTTTTGCTTCCGCTGCTCCCGGTATTTTTCCTGTTTTACCAGAAAACCGTCAAAACAGACCCTGCACGCAATCTCTGCGTCTTTTTTTCGGTATGCGCGCTGCTTTCCTTCTGTTCAAACTTTTCCTATGCCTTTGACGCATGGCTTCATCCGCTTGGAAAGTCAGCCGGTTTCAGTTATCATGCAAGTCTCTTTTATTGCGGATTATCTATTCTGGCAGTATTCATTGCCGCGTATCCTTATGCCCATTATGGAAGTTATCTGATAGAAAACGTTGAGCTTCCGCAGATCTGGTTTACCTTCCTGCCGGTTCCCATAGCTTTCCTGATATTTAACGTAATTGCGATACCTCACAAATATAGTACGTTGCATACCAATAACGTTTTTCATATGTATATTGCGCTTCTCATATTCATGATGCTGCTGATGTTTTTTATTTATATCCTGTTTTACCGTATTTCTATCGCATTTCTGGAAAATGCCAATAACCGGGAACGCATCCGCTTTTTTGAAATGCAGCAGTCGCAGTATCTCTCCCAGAAATATTATATGGAACAGACGGAAAAGCTGCGTCATGATTTCCGCCAGTCGATGCGCACAATGGAGGGGCTTGCCAGCTCGGAAAACTGGTCTGCTTTAAAAAAGTATCTTTCTGATTATGTGCAGACCGAACCCTCAAATGAAGTAACCGTCTGGTGCCGCAATCTGGCTGTAAATGCGCTGCTAAATTATTATGCGCAATATGCACATCAAAATCAGATTAAGCTGAACTGGAAAATTTCTCTCCCGGAAACACTTTCTGTCTCAGAGCCGGATTTCTGCAGCCTGCTGGGCAATCTGCTGGAAAATGCCATTGCAGGATGTATGACAGTAAATCCTGAAAACCGGCTTCACAATCTGAATATAACCGTGCGGAACCAGGTAAATCTTTATATTGTTTCCGTCAACAATTTTGACGGAAATGTAAAGCAAAAAGGAGACCGGTATCTTTCCACCAAAAAAAGACATCTGGGCACCGGTCTCTCATCCATCACAATGACCGCCGAACAGTATGGCGGCATTGCAAGATTTTCGCATACGGAGTCTGAGTTTTTCGCGGAAGTCATGATGCATATGCCATGCCCGTCCCAGACGTTTTGGAATAACCCTGGCAATGAGCATGGCGGCAAATTTCTTTGA
- a CDS encoding carbohydrate-binding domain-containing protein, whose translation MRKHFAYVTAFALASSLTFPSTVYAALEDDGFTAVPEICEGEELTLTESVVDISFTDRDKDVGYGEYTELVLSDEEILADGEALSGENAAGGIQVSQEEHIVTITEEGVYLLSGTLSDGQIIVDAEDTAKVQLVLDNVDIHCENHAAMWIKSADKVFLTLADGSENVVSDGGQADTEASGDEHADADGAIFSKADLTIQGTGSLTVNGNYKHGIVSKDDLVITGGNLNVTAVENCLAGKDAVKIADGTINLKADQHAIKAKNEDDTQQGNVYLEGGSITASAVEDGINATGSIVMNGGELELTVQDDGIHSDKDLVIYGGVINIPQSYEGLEGHRITIFGGTLDVVSTDDGMNASGGSESQEEEAFAKQFRQDGGRMQMSEKPEEETMPENGEFPESEEIPENGEAPEKPEEGTMPENGEFPESGEIPENSETLEKPEEGAAPEIPENGTMSEMPRGGMHGGRNGGMQWQEGMGRGGMDSDSEAYIRICGGNIQVEAEGDGLDSNGYFYMEGGTVLVAGPVGGGDSALDYGLEAEASGGTLVAAGSSGMAQGFSQSSSQGNFLHNFSESIPAESIISLKTGDGEEIVSWRCQKAFQSVVITSPELTEGNTYVLTAGDEEVEIDL comes from the coding sequence ATGAGAAAACATTTTGCATATGTGACAGCATTTGCGCTGGCGTCATCGCTGACGTTTCCGTCAACTGTATACGCAGCGCTGGAGGATGATGGCTTTACAGCGGTTCCGGAAATCTGTGAGGGGGAGGAGCTTACGCTGACGGAATCGGTTGTGGATATTTCTTTCACGGACCGGGATAAGGACGTCGGTTACGGGGAATATACGGAGCTGGTACTTTCTGACGAAGAAATCCTGGCGGACGGGGAAGCGCTGTCCGGAGAGAATGCAGCCGGCGGAATCCAGGTTTCGCAGGAAGAACATATCGTAACAATTACGGAAGAAGGAGTCTATCTTCTTTCCGGTACACTGTCCGACGGACAGATTATTGTGGATGCCGAGGACACGGCAAAGGTGCAGCTTGTGCTGGATAATGTGGATATTCACTGCGAAAACCATGCGGCAATGTGGATAAAATCTGCGGACAAAGTGTTCCTCACACTTGCCGACGGTTCGGAGAATGTGGTGAGCGACGGCGGGCAGGCAGATACGGAAGCTTCCGGTGATGAGCACGCTGACGCGGACGGCGCGATTTTCAGCAAGGCGGATTTGACGATACAGGGAACGGGAAGTCTGACGGTAAACGGAAACTATAAACACGGGATTGTGTCAAAAGATGATCTCGTGATTACGGGCGGGAACTTAAATGTGACAGCGGTGGAAAACTGCCTTGCCGGGAAGGATGCAGTGAAAATTGCGGACGGTACAATTAATCTGAAGGCAGACCAGCATGCAATTAAAGCGAAAAATGAAGATGATACCCAGCAGGGAAACGTATATCTGGAAGGCGGAAGCATTACCGCGTCGGCGGTGGAGGATGGAATAAATGCAACGGGAAGCATCGTGATGAACGGGGGAGAGCTGGAGCTCACGGTGCAGGACGACGGCATTCACAGCGATAAGGACCTTGTGATTTACGGCGGGGTTATCAATATCCCGCAGAGCTATGAAGGGCTGGAAGGACACCGGATTACGATTTTTGGGGGAACACTGGATGTAGTGTCCACAGATGATGGAATGAATGCGTCCGGCGGTTCCGAGTCACAGGAAGAAGAAGCTTTTGCAAAACAATTCCGGCAGGACGGCGGCAGAATGCAAATGTCGGAGAAGCCAGAGGAAGAAACGATGCCGGAGAATGGCGAGTTTCCGGAAAGTGAAGAAATACCGGAAAACGGTGAAGCGCCGGAGAAGCCGGAGGAAGGGACGATGCCGGAGAATGGCGAGTTTCCAGAAAGCGGAGAAATACCGGAAAACAGTGAAACGCTGGAAAAACCGGAAGAAGGAGCTGCGCCGGAGATACCAGAGAATGGGACGATGTCGGAGATGCCGAGAGGCGGGATGCACGGCGGAAGAAATGGCGGAATGCAGTGGCAGGAAGGCATGGGGCGCGGCGGAATGGATTCTGACAGTGAGGCATATATCCGCATCTGCGGCGGAAATATTCAGGTAGAGGCGGAAGGAGACGGTCTGGATTCCAACGGTTATTTTTATATGGAAGGCGGCACTGTACTGGTTGCCGGACCGGTTGGCGGCGGCGACAGTGCGCTGGACTATGGGCTGGAAGCGGAAGCGTCCGGCGGGACGCTGGTAGCGGCAGGCAGCAGCGGCATGGCGCAGGGTTTTTCACAGAGCTCTTCACAGGGAAATTTTCTGCATAATTTTTCAGAAAGTATTCCGGCGGAAAGCATCATTTCTCTGAAAACTGGCGACGGGGAGGAAATCGTATCCTGGCGGTGTCAGAAGGCATTCCAGTCTGTGGTAATCACATCTCCGGAATTAACGGAGGGAAACACCTATGTTCTGACAGCCGGAGATGAGGAAGTGGAAATAGATTTATAA
- a CDS encoding DUF4956 domain-containing protein: MEQLFESVLIENGTMTFSAKSFLICFLTALVLGMAVACIYMYQGNYRKNFVVTLAMLPALVQVMITLVNGNLGTGIAAMGAFSLVRFRSIPGSAREIGSIFFAMAAGLAAGMGYIGISVVLVVLLGMVCIVLQKSSFGEMKEERKLLRITIPESLDYTEVFDDLFAVYTKKWRLCQVKTSNLGSLFKLEYEIILKDAGQEKKMIDDLRCRNGNLEIMCSSASTGSEEVL; this comes from the coding sequence ATGGAACAGCTTTTTGAATCTGTATTGATTGAAAACGGGACAATGACGTTTTCTGCAAAGAGCTTTCTGATATGCTTTCTGACGGCTCTGGTACTTGGCATGGCAGTTGCCTGCATTTATATGTATCAGGGAAATTACCGGAAAAATTTTGTTGTTACGCTGGCTATGCTGCCTGCGCTGGTGCAGGTGATGATTACGCTGGTGAATGGAAATCTCGGAACCGGCATTGCGGCGATGGGAGCGTTTTCTTTGGTAAGATTCCGTTCCATTCCAGGAAGCGCCAGGGAGATAGGAAGTATCTTTTTTGCAATGGCGGCGGGTCTGGCGGCAGGAATGGGCTATATCGGAATCAGCGTTGTGCTGGTTGTATTGCTCGGCATGGTATGCATAGTTCTGCAGAAGAGCTCCTTCGGAGAGATGAAGGAGGAACGGAAATTATTGCGGATTACCATTCCGGAATCTCTGGATTATACGGAGGTATTTGATGATTTATTTGCGGTATATACAAAGAAATGGCGGTTGTGCCAGGTAAAAACAAGTAACCTGGGAAGTCTGTTTAAGTTGGAGTATGAGATTATTTTGAAGGATGCAGGCCAGGAAAAGAAAATGATTGACGACCTTCGCTGCCGTAACGGAAATCTGGAAATTATGTGCAGCAGCGCGTCAACGGGATCAGAGGAGGTTTTATGA
- a CDS encoding polyphosphate polymerase domain-containing protein, which produces MEQAQTIFKRYEIKYLLDETQYKQMREALTEHMEMDRYGRSRIYNIYFDTPDFQLIRESLDKPVYKEKLRLRSYGMDKNGGHVFVELKKKYDGIVYKRREEMAFEEAVEYLYDGKKPSGDSQILREIDWFLKYHRHMEPKMYIAYDRIALAARDSSGLRITFDDNLCWRNTRLDLQEEGEGHLIIQKGFYLMEVKTPDALPVWMADILDELKLYPVSFSKYGRAYKEMKEAAANGTAF; this is translated from the coding sequence ATGGAGCAGGCACAGACAATTTTTAAAAGATATGAAATAAAGTATCTTCTGGATGAAACGCAGTATAAACAGATGCGGGAAGCGCTGACGGAGCATATGGAAATGGACCGGTACGGCAGGAGCAGAATTTATAATATTTATTTTGACACGCCGGATTTCCAGTTGATTCGCGAGTCGCTGGATAAACCGGTATATAAGGAGAAGCTGCGGCTTCGCAGCTATGGGATGGATAAAAATGGCGGGCATGTATTTGTCGAATTGAAAAAGAAGTATGACGGGATTGTTTATAAGCGGCGTGAAGAAATGGCATTTGAGGAGGCAGTTGAATACCTCTATGATGGGAAAAAGCCATCCGGCGATTCGCAGATTCTGCGGGAAATTGACTGGTTCTTAAAGTATCACAGGCATATGGAACCGAAAATGTACATAGCATATGATCGAATCGCACTGGCTGCCAGGGATAGCAGCGGGCTTCGCATTACGTTTGATGATAACCTTTGCTGGCGCAATACAAGGCTGGACCTTCAGGAAGAGGGGGAAGGTCATCTGATCATTCAGAAAGGTTTTTACCTGATGGAAGTTAAGACGCCGGACGCCCTGCCGGTGTGGATGGCGGATATTCTGGATGAACTGAAGCTTTATCCGGTTTCTTTTTCGAAGTACGGACGGGCGTATAAAGAGATGAAGGAGGCGGCAGCAAATGGAACAGCTTTTTGA
- a CDS encoding ZIP family metal transporter: MQLAMISAIGVGGATIIGVFLGFLFRKIPHELNDGVLGFAAGVMLAAAIFGLIIPSLEYGNVWVTCAGILVGAVCLNFADKLTPHLHRITGLDQEAHADRQSHLNKVMLFVMAIAIHNLPEGIAAGVGFGSEDIGNAITVALGIALQNIPEGMVIVSPLLLAGVPAKRVFFIACFTGVIEIIGTMLGYAAVTVASFILPAALAFAGGTMIYVVSDEMIPETHSHGYERLATYSMLAGFILMILMDYYIS; encoded by the coding sequence ATGCAGTTGGCGATGATATCCGCAATCGGGGTAGGAGGCGCTACGATAATCGGCGTTTTTCTGGGATTTTTATTCCGGAAGATTCCGCATGAGCTGAACGATGGAGTGCTGGGCTTTGCAGCAGGAGTGATGCTCGCGGCGGCAATTTTCGGGCTGATTATTCCGTCGCTGGAATATGGAAATGTCTGGGTCACCTGTGCGGGTATCCTTGTCGGTGCAGTGTGTCTGAATTTTGCGGATAAGCTGACGCCGCATCTGCACCGGATTACCGGGCTGGACCAGGAGGCTCACGCCGACAGGCAGTCTCATCTGAACAAGGTAATGCTTTTTGTGATGGCGATTGCCATACACAATCTGCCGGAAGGAATTGCTGCCGGAGTAGGATTCGGCAGTGAGGACATCGGCAATGCAATTACGGTGGCACTGGGCATTGCGCTGCAGAATATACCGGAGGGCATGGTAATCGTATCGCCGCTGCTTCTTGCAGGCGTTCCGGCAAAGAGAGTATTTTTCATTGCCTGCTTTACCGGCGTGATAGAAATTATCGGAACCATGCTCGGCTATGCGGCAGTAACGGTCGCCAGTTTTATTCTCCCGGCGGCGCTGGCATTCGCAGGCGGAACCATGATCTATGTGGTCAGCGATGAAATGATTCCGGAAACCCACAGCCACGGCTACGAACGCCTGGCAACCTATTCCATGCTGGCTGGATTTATTCTGATGATTTTGATGGATTACTATATATCATAA